The nucleotide window CATCCAGTTCGTTACTTTTAGAGACGTTGGACTACCGATGGATATTGACGATCGCGCGGTCTGGAATTACGCTCAAGCAAATCAAATGATGATTCTCACCGCAAACCGCAACATGAAGGGCGAGGATTCCTTAGAGCAAGTGATGCGTGAAGAAAATGGCTCGGCTTCGTTTCCCATCATTACAGTTGCAGATCTGACTCGTCTTGACGAGACGGAATATCGAGAACGATGTGTTGACCGTCTTGTTGAAATCGTGCTGGAACTTGAGAATTATATGGGGGTCGGTCGGCTTTTCATTCCATAGATGATCAACAACTGAAATCTTTAGTGAGGCAAGCAGTTTCAACCAAAGTCAGCGAGTTTTACTGAATAGCCAAGCGATCGCCTTTCACAAACCGTTGTACCGTAAATGTAAGGATTCTCTTACTTCAACATCTCCATGCCTCCAGCCATTACTCTCCAAAATGTCCACAAGGTCTATAACGACAGAGTTGTTGTGAATGATCTGACGCTGACGATCGCCCCCGGAGAAGTTTTTGGTCTGTTAGGGCCCAACGGAGCAGGCAAATCTACCACTATTCGGATGTTGACGACTTTGACGCAGCCGACTCAAGGCGAAATTGTCGTAGCAGGCTATGACGTGGTGCGGCAACCTTATGGAGTTAAGCAACAGATTGGAGTCGTGTTGCAACAGACCAGCGTTGATCTGGATCTGACCGTTTGGGAAAATATGGAATTCCACGGGCGAATGCATCATTTGCCTAATCCCTATCGGCAAAAGGAAATCGATCGCTGGCTCGACTATGTAGAACTAGGCGATCGCCGCAAAGATTTGGTCAAAACTCTTTCTGGCGGCATGAAACGTCGTCTCCAAATAGCTAGAGCGCTTCTGCATCGTCCTAAAATCTTGTTTCTTGATGAACCAACAGTCGGGCTTGATCCGCAAACTCGTCGCCGCCTGTGGGAAATTATTCGCGGCTTAAACCAGCAGGGTATGACGATTTTACTAACGACGCATTACATGGAAGAAGTGGAGTATTTGTGCGATCGCATTGGTATTTTAGATGACGGTACTCTTATTGAAATAGGCACGCTCGATCAACTCCGCAGTAAGCACGGTGAGGGATTGGTGATGAAGCAAGAGGGCGATCGCTGGCAGTACCAATTTTTCCCAACGCTGCTTGAGGCAAAAACTCATCTAGAAGAGCAACCTGACAAAACGGGCATGATGATTCGTCCTTCTAATTTAGAAGACATTTTTGTAGAGTTGACTGGGCGAAACTTAGATTAGGCAGAAAGTTCGCTATACTCTCTAGTCATTCTTGTTGTACGCGCTCCAGTTACCCTCAATGTCATCGCTTGCTAGTCAAATTGAAGCCATTCTTTATCTCAAAGCACAGCCTCTGCCGATTCCCAAAATCGCTGAGTACGCGCGATCGGATCGAGATGCTGTAGAAGCAGGTTTGATTGAACTGATGGCGAGTTATGCCGAGCGGGACAGTGCGTTGGAAGTGGTGGAAACTTCGGAAGGCTACTGTTTACAGCTTCGGGAGTCGTTTCATAGTTTGGTGCAGACGTTGATTCCGGTGGATTTGGGAGTGGGCGCATTGCGAACGTTGGCGGCGATCGCTCTCACAGGTTCTATGAGCCAAACTGATTTGATTGAGTTACGGGGATCAGGGGCTTATGATCACGTGAAAGAGTTGGTCGAGCTAGGGTTTGTTCGCAAGAAACGGCAGACAGAAGGGCGATCGTATTGGCTCCAAGTATCAGATAAGTTTTACCAATATTTTCAA belongs to Timaviella obliquedivisa GSE-PSE-MK23-08B and includes:
- a CDS encoding DUF5615 family PIN-like protein, which encodes MNFLVDYNLDGYAAVLFGILMQRGWLEFFPIQFVTFRDVGLPMDIDDRAVWNYAQANQMMILTANRNMKGEDSLEQVMREENGSASFPIITVADLTRLDETEYRERCVDRLVEIVLELENYMGVGRLFIP
- the scpB gene encoding SMC-Scp complex subunit ScpB translates to MSSLASQIEAILYLKAQPLPIPKIAEYARSDRDAVEAGLIELMASYAERDSALEVVETSEGYCLQLRESFHSLVQTLIPVDLGVGALRTLAAIALTGSMSQTDLIELRGSGAYDHVKELVELGFVRKKRQTEGRSYWLQVSDKFYQYFQVDKLPQPSKLPVGNSPQSQSLQPDEAQMELEIMESSDEVLDESGDALDEN
- a CDS encoding ABC transporter ATP-binding protein, translated to MPPAITLQNVHKVYNDRVVVNDLTLTIAPGEVFGLLGPNGAGKSTTIRMLTTLTQPTQGEIVVAGYDVVRQPYGVKQQIGVVLQQTSVDLDLTVWENMEFHGRMHHLPNPYRQKEIDRWLDYVELGDRRKDLVKTLSGGMKRRLQIARALLHRPKILFLDEPTVGLDPQTRRRLWEIIRGLNQQGMTILLTTHYMEEVEYLCDRIGILDDGTLIEIGTLDQLRSKHGEGLVMKQEGDRWQYQFFPTLLEAKTHLEEQPDKTGMMIRPSNLEDIFVELTGRNLD